A window of the Enterobacteriaceae bacterium 4M9 genome harbors these coding sequences:
- a CDS encoding YfgM family protein has translation MEIYENENDQMEAVKRFFAENGKALLVGVVIGIGALLGWRYWNNHKADSAMVTSQEYQKVVTSLNGDKPDTLASAKKFVTDTQGSYGAFAALELAQQYADKSELAKAAAQLQQGLKNTKDANLQAVLSLRLARIQIQQKQADDALKTLDVVKGEGWKAIVADVRGEALLSKGDRKGARDAWSQGVASNASPALREMMQMKINNLSS, from the coding sequence GTGGAAATTTATGAGAACGAAAATGACCAGATGGAAGCGGTAAAACGCTTCTTTGCTGAGAATGGCAAAGCACTTCTGGTTGGTGTTGTAATTGGTATTGGTGCATTGCTGGGATGGCGTTACTGGAACAACCATAAGGCGGATTCCGCGATGGTGACGTCACAGGAATATCAGAAAGTGGTCACCAGCCTCAACGGTGATAAACCTGATACGCTCGCCAGCGCTAAAAAGTTTGTGACCGACACGCAGGGCTCTTACGGCGCATTTGCGGCGCTGGAGCTGGCGCAGCAGTATGCTGACAAAAGTGAACTGGCAAAGGCGGCAGCACAGCTGCAGCAGGGGCTGAAGAACACGAAAGATGCTAACCTGCAGGCGGTATTAAGTCTGCGCCTGGCACGTATTCAGATTCAGCAAAAACAGGCCGACGATGCGCTGAAGACGCTGGATGTGGTAAAAGGCGAAGGCTGGAAAGCCATTGTTGCAGACGTGCGCGGTGAAGCGCTGCTGAGCAAGGGCGACCGTAAGGGCGCGCGTGATGCATGGAGTCAGGGTGTTGCAAGCAATGCCTCGCCAGCGCTGCGCGAAATGATGCAGATGAAAATAAACAATTTATCCAGCTAA
- the bamB gene encoding outer membrane protein assembly factor BamB — MQLRNLFMPGLLSLTLLSGCSLFSSEEDVVQMAPLPKVTNQFTPQTAWKTSVGDGVGDFYSNLHPASLDGTVYAADRFGKVKAVDANNGKEIWSVDLSEKTGFFSRNRSALLSSGVAVSGSRLYVGSERAQVYALNTADGSIAWQVRVAGEALASPVASDGVVLVHTSNGILQALDENDGSVKWTVNLDVSALSLRGESAPAAAFGAAIIGGDNGRVSAVMMDQGQMIWQQRIARTTGATEIDRISDVDTTPVVQNGVVYAIAYNGNMVALDLRSGQIMWKRELGSVNDFVIDGNRIYLVDQNDRVLALSTEGGVTQWTQSDLLHRNLTTPALFNGYIVVGDSEGYVHWLDTNNGSFVAQQKLDSSGFQTEPVSASDKLLIQAKDGTLYALTR; from the coding sequence ATGCAATTGCGTAACCTATTTATGCCAGGGCTGCTTTCTCTGACGCTGCTCAGCGGCTGCTCACTGTTCAGCAGTGAAGAAGATGTGGTGCAAATGGCTCCACTGCCGAAGGTGACCAATCAGTTCACTCCGCAGACGGCATGGAAAACCTCTGTTGGGGATGGCGTTGGTGATTTTTATTCAAACCTGCACCCGGCCTCGCTGGATGGCACGGTTTATGCCGCTGACCGCTTTGGCAAAGTCAAAGCGGTGGATGCCAATAACGGTAAAGAAATCTGGTCAGTAGATCTTTCTGAGAAAACCGGCTTTTTCTCACGTAACCGCTCAGCCCTGCTTTCCAGCGGTGTAGCGGTTTCCGGCAGCCGTCTGTATGTCGGTAGTGAAAGAGCACAGGTTTATGCGCTGAATACGGCTGATGGCAGCATTGCCTGGCAGGTGCGTGTTGCAGGCGAAGCACTGGCAAGTCCGGTCGCCAGCGACGGTGTCGTACTGGTTCACACCAGCAACGGTATTCTGCAGGCGCTTGATGAAAACGACGGTAGCGTAAAATGGACCGTTAACCTGGACGTTTCTGCGCTGTCTTTGCGCGGTGAATCTGCACCGGCGGCTGCTTTTGGCGCAGCGATTATCGGCGGCGACAACGGTCGCGTTAGCGCGGTGATGATGGACCAGGGCCAGATGATCTGGCAGCAGCGTATTGCACGCACCACGGGCGCGACCGAAATAGACCGCATCAGTGATGTGGATACCACTCCGGTTGTTCAAAATGGTGTGGTTTACGCGATTGCCTACAATGGCAACATGGTGGCGCTGGATTTACGTTCCGGTCAGATTATGTGGAAACGCGAGTTGGGTTCGGTTAACGATTTCGTTATCGACGGCAATCGCATTTACCTGGTCGATCAGAACGATCGCGTACTGGCGCTGAGCACCGAAGGCGGTGTAACGCAGTGGACCCAGAGCGATTTGCTGCACCGTAACCTGACGACACCTGCGCTGTTTAACGGTTACATCGTTGTGGGCGACAGCGAAGGTTATGTCCACTGGCTTGATACCAATAATGGTTCATTCGTGGCCCAGCAGAAACTGGACAGCTCTGGCTTCCAGACTGAGCCGGTATCTGCCAGCGACAAGCTGTTGATTCAGGCGAAAGACGGTACGCTGTACGCGCTCACTCGCTAA